From the genome of Methanothrix soehngenii GP6:
GGTCCATCATGCCGGTCAGGCCGGCGAAGATCAGCCCGGACTCTATGCAATCCACTTCAACCGGGTCGTTGTTCGATATGGGCTTCCAGGCGAGGGCCAGGACCCGGAGGGCGTTCTCTGCCATATCGTCTGCGTCTGCCAGGATCGATCTTCTATCCTCCTCCGTCAGGGTCTTCGTCCCATTGGGGGTCGTGGTCTTTGTGCAGTGGCTCAGCACCACCTCTGGAGCGCCTTTCATGGAGACTATATAGCCCTCTTTATGAACCTCGTCCACAGTGGTCATCCTCATGCGCTCGGAGTCAAAGGGATACTCAATGAACCTGCTGCTGCTATCTTTTATCTTATCGAGAATCCCTGCTTTTTTGGCTGCCACGATAAGCGCTCCCTCCGTAGGATCGCCCACCACCCTCCAGCCGCCATTGGCCCTCTCTATGGCAGAGTTGTTGGCATGCACTCCAATCTTGAGAATCCTCGCCAGGTCCTCTTCTGTGGGCTCGAGCTTTGCTCCCTGGGATATGAACTGGCCGGATGGATCGTATCCTGCCCCCGTGACCTCGATCTTTCTGTAGGTGCGGATCTCACGAAGGGTCATCTCTCCTGTGGTCAGAGTACCGGTCTTATCGGTGCAGATCACCGTGGTCGAGCCCAGGGTCTCCACTTCGGGAAGCCTTCTGATGATGGCGTTCTTCTTTGCCATGGCCTGGGTTCCAAAGGCCAGGGCCAGTGTGACTATGAAGGGAAGGGCTTCAGGGATGCCGGCTACTGCCAGAGCGATGGAGGCGATGAGGGCATCTATGACCGGCAACCCCCGGCTGAACATGAGGATGAAGACGATCGCCGATATCACCATCACTAAAAGGGCCTGCCTTTTCGCCAGCTGCTGGAGCTTGATCTTGAGAGGCGGCTCGGCCTGCTCCTGCTTCATCAGGCCTGAGATCCTTCCTAGCTCTGTGCCGAGACCGGTGGCGGTGACTATTGCCCGACAGTTGCCCTGAGATATGATGGTCCCCATGAAGACCATATTCTTCCTGTCTGCCAGCGCTATATCCTCGGGCAGGGTCTGGGCCAACTTTTCCACCGGCATGGACTCTCCGGTTAAAGAGGACTCGATGACCTGAAGGGAGGTCACCTCCAGGATGCGGCCGTCGGCTGGCACCTTATCCCCCGCCTCCAGGAAGACCACGTCCCCTGGAACAAGGTCTGCAGCAGGTATGGTGCTCATCTGACCGTCTCTGATCACATCCGCCTCTGGGGCCACCATCTCCCTCAGCGCCTCCATAGCCTTCTCTGCCTTGTACTCCTGGACGAAGCCGATGATGGCAACTAAAACGACGATCCCCAAAATGACATAGGCATTGGTGGTCTCTCCGGCAATAAAAGAGATGATAGCGGCAAAGATCAGCACCAGGACCATGTAGTCTTTGAACTTGCCTATGAATATTTTCAATGGCGAGGGTTTGGTAGTGCTTTCAAGCTGATTGGGGCCGTGCTGGGAGAGCCTTTCTTTTGCCTGCATCGAGCTTATGCCTTTTTGGTCGGAATCCAGCTTGGATAAGACCTCATCCGTTGTCATTGTGTGCCAGTTCACAGTCTTTCAGACCCCTATCGCATTGGGATAAAGTGGAGTCCGTCAATTGTAGAAATACTTAACGCTGATTCCTATGAAATCCTGAGGCTGTTCCCTTCATCTTGCCTTCCTTCACTGGGGGCGCTGTTCGACAGGTTTATGTATCATCAGTCTAACCGAAAAAAACGTGCCTCAGAATATAGCAAAGATCCCAATTATCAATCACAGAACCATGCTCTCAAAGCAGAATGGGCAGGCTTTGGGAGTCTGGAGCCACACAGTCTTTTCTTTCTTTTGAGGGCAACTGGCAGTTGCCCCGAAAATCAATCAGAGCAGGGACGATACTATGCTATCAGATTTATCGAATAACGAGTTTCTAGTGCTGAAAGCGATATCAGAAGGACTTTCGGATCCGCAGAGCATTGCCGAAAAGCGGCAGATGAAGATCGAGGCGGCCCGAGCGGCAGCAGACCTGCTGGCCGAGCAGGGCCTGATCCAGGTGGATAAGTCGGTGAATGAGACCTTCTCCCTCACCGATGAGGGGGCTGCTTATGTCAGGGAGGGCCTGCCAGAGAGAAGGCTCCTTCTATCTTTAGGAGGGGGTATGCACATGTCCGAGGTGAAGGACCCTGCCCTCAAGATCGGCCTGGGCTGGCTGCGTAAGAAGGGCTGGGCGGCGATCGAAGGGGGGATGATCAAACCCCTAAAGGACGCTGACAAGGGCGAGGATGAGCTGATCCTGGAGGCTCTGAGTGATGGAGTCAGCTCCAATCCCAAATGGGACGAGAAGGCCCTCGCTGCTTTGAAAAGCCGGGGGCTTGTCACCTCCAGCAAGAGCAAAGAGTGGCGCTACATCATCACCGAAGCTGGCAGCCTGGCAATAACAAAGCTCGAGCCAAAGCGTTCCGGCACAAAGAACGCGGTACTGGATATGCCTGCTCTCACTGCTGAGATGATAAAATCGGGGGAGTGGCAGGATGATGTGGACGGTTTATATCTGGGCTACAGAGGCTCAGTCTATCGCCCTCGCCCCTATGACGTCTCTCTCCCTGCCGATCGGATTTTTCCGGGAAAAAGGCATCCCTACCAGCGACTGATCGATAACATGCGGGAGATCATGCTGGAGATGGGATTTGTCGAGATCAAGGGGCCGATCGTTCAGACCAGCTTCTGGAACTTCGATGCCCTCTTCCAGCCCCAGGACCATCCGGCCAGGGAGATGCAGGACACCTTCTATCTGAACAGCCAGGGGGATATCCCCGATTACGCCCGGATCAAAGAGATGCATGAATGTGGCGGCAGCGTAGGGTCTACCGGATGGGGAGGCTGCTGGAGTCCGGAGGTGGCCCGGCAGGAGGTGTTGCGTACCCATACCACCGGAGTGACGATCAAATACCTGGCAGAGCATCCCCGGCCGCCGGTCAAGGCCTTCGGAATCGATCGGGTCTACCGGCGGGAGGCTATAGACTCCACCCATACCCCGGAGTTCGAGCAGCTGGAGGGAATAGTGATGGACGAGAGCGTGAGCTTCTGCCATCTCCTGGGCATCTTGAAGGAGTTTTATGGAAAGATGGGATTTGAGGAGGTGCGCTTCCGCCCGGGCTACTTCCCCTACACTGAGCCTTCAGTCGAGCCCGAGGTCTATATCGACGGCCTGGGATGGGTGGAGCTGGGTGGAGCAGGTGTTTTCAGAAAGGAGGTTACAGCCCCATTCGGCATCGATCATCCCGTTTTGGCCTGGGGCCTGGGAGTCTCCAGGGTGGCCATGCTAAGGCTGGGGCTGAAGGACCTCCGGCTGCTTTATCAATCGGATATCGAATGGCTACGCCAGACGCCGGTTTCCATCAAGCTGTGAGGAGTATACCATGCCCGTTGTCAGACTTTATTATCAGGATATGGAGAGGCTGATTGGCGCCTCTCGAGAGACGATCATGAGCAGGCTGGCCATGATGGGTGCAGACATAGGAAAGAGAGCGGAAGAGGAGTATGTTGATGTGGAGTTCTTCCCCGACCGGCCGGACCTCTATAGCTCGGAGGGGGTGGCCAGAGCGATGCAAGGATTCCTGGGGATCAAGACCGATCTAGTCAGCTACAGCGTCTCCCCCGGTCCTGTCGTCGTTCAGGTGGAGGAATCAATAAAATCGGTGCGCCCTCTGATCGGCTGTGCAGTGGTGCGGGGTCTCGAGTTCACCGATGAGGCCATCGAGTCCCTGATGGGGCTGCAAGAGGATCTGCACTGGGGCCTGGGCAGGAACCGGCGGAAGGTGGCCATAGGAGTGCACGACATATCCAGGGTACGGCCACCCTTCCGCTACTTCGGCGAGAGCCCTCAACGCAGGTTTGTCCCTCTGGACTATAGCGAGGAGATGACCATGGAGGAGATCCTGCATAATCACCCCAAAGGAAAGGATTACGGCCATATCCTGAAGGACTGTCCGGTCTATCCACTGATCGTGGATGCAGATGATCGGGTTTTATCCTTCCCGCCGATCATCAATGGCGAGCTGACCAGCGTCACCGAGGAGACGGAGGATCTCTTCATCGATGTCACCGGGACCGACCCTGTGGTCCACAAGGCCCTGAACATCGTGGTCACCTCTCTGGCGGAGCGGGGAGGGAAAATAGAGAGCGTTCTGGTCAAGAGGAGCGAGGGCGACTTTCTCAGCCCGGATCTGTCGCCCGCCAGCTGGAAGGTGAGAACTGAGGAGGCCAACCGGCTGATAGGATTTGATCTGACGGGAGCAGAGCTGGCTGAATGCCTGAAGAGGATGCGCTTTGGAGCCGTCACCGCCGGCGAGGAGATGGATGATATCGTGGTGGTGCAGGTCCCGGCCTACCGGGCGGATATAATGCACTCCTGGGACATCTTCGAGGATGCGGCCAAGGCATATGGCTACGACAATCTGGAAGCCCGGCTTCCCCAGACGGTGACCGTGGGCCGGGCCCATTCTTCTGAAGTGCGCAAGGGAGAGATCAGGGAGATCATGGCCGGCCTCGGGTATCTGGAGACCATGCCCTTCACCCTGACCAATGAGTTGGTGCACTTCCAGTGGATGCGCCGATCTGCTGCTCCGGAGGCGGCGGGAGCGGTGCGGGTGCTGCACCCCATAAGCGAGCTGCATACCATCCTCCGTACCTCGCTTCTCAGCTCCCTTCTGGAGATCTTCGCCCTCAATCAGCATCATCCTCTTCCCCAGAGGATATTCGCTGCCGGGGATGTGGTGAAAGACAAGAAGACCAGGATGAATCTGGCTGCTGCATCCATTCACAGCGGGGCGAATTATTCAGAGATCAGGTCGGTTGTGGATGCCGTCTTGAGGGAGATGGACCTCGAGGCGGATATCGTTCCCACCAAGGACAGAGCTTTTATGCCGGGAAGGGGGGCGGACCTCTTCGCAGAAGGCAAGAGGATCGGCTGCTTTGGAGAGCTGCACCCCCTGCTCTTGCGCAGCTTCGGCCTGGAGCAGCCCGCGGTAGGTCTGGAGATCGAGTGGGGAGAGCTGGAGCAATAGGTGGCTCTCCTCATCTTCCTCCTCCTCCTCTCCTTTTCCAGAAGATCTAAAACAAGAATATAAATGGTACGATATTATTATCTTATCATAATCCGAGCGTCTGATTTATCTTGATAGAGCGGCAATAGGTGAATTGGAAATGCAAAACGGCGGCTTTATTCTTATTGTCCGCCCGAAGGAAAGGTCGTGCCATGAAGGTCAGAGAATTGATGAGCTATCCCATTGTCACCGTGCCCCCCGAGGCCATGGTGCTGGATGCTATAAAGGTGATGGCCGCGCAGAAGAAGGGCAGCGTTCTGGTGGCAAAAGAGCGCCTCCTCAAGGAGTGTCTGGGAATCGTCACCACCAGCCAGATCTTCCTGGAGGTGTTCGCCAGGGGGCTGGACCCGGCAAGGGTCAAGGTCTCTGATATCATGACTCCAGCTCCACTGATCACCATCGATCTTGATGATTCCACCCAGAAGGCGGCGGAGCTGATGATTGAGCATAAGATCAGAAGGCTGCCGGTGATGAAGGATGGGGCCCTGGTGGGCATCGTCACCAGCAAGGATCTGCTGGCCTGCGTGAGATGAGGTATGGGGCAGAATCCACGATTCTCTTGGGGCGGTTTGCTGCTGCCGCAACGCAGATTTTAAATAGTCTTAGGTAAAGCTTCGAGGGTCAGAGTCGAGGTCGCCTAGCTTGGTATGGCGCAGGTTTGCTAAACCTGACGAGATTAATTTGTCATATTGGGGATCGGCAGGTCGCGATTTTCAGCATTACAGCATATGCGATGTTACAAGTCTGCTCCTGATTACCTTAAGGAGAGACAAAGATGAAGCTGGATATTGATTGGACTATAAAAAGTCCAGAAAAATTTGATTTGGATAAATTCAGGCGTTATCTTCGAGACCATGGTCATCGGCCATCTACGATAGATAGCTATCTTATGTGTATTTCAAAGTACATTCAAGCCAATAAATCAGTGCCGGATTTCTTGGATGGGCTTCATAATAGGAAGCTTGCGGGAAGCACAATCGATAATTATATCACGAGTATTAAAAAATATCATGAAATGCTTGGGCAAGAAATTTCAATACCGTATTTAAAGAGGTCGGAAGGGATACCGCATTATTTCAATGAAGACGATGTTAGGAGGATCTTTTGCGTTATCCATAACATAAAGCATCTTGCAATGCTTAATGTTCTTTTCTATGGCTGTTTGCGCGCTTCAGAACTAACGGCTATTGACGATGAAGATATTGATTTGGGATTAATGACGCTGCGTATAAGGGATGGTAAGGGTGGTAGGTCTGGCACAGTTCCTTTATCAAATGAGTGTATTGCGGTTTTGAAGGAATACTTGCAGGTTAGGCCCGCGATAGATATTGATGGAAGGAAGCCGCTTTTTTATACGGATCGTGGGAGAAGATGGGATCGAAAAGATCTTTATAGAATGTTTATTATATATAAGCATAAATCAAATGTTCAGAAAGCAGGGGGATTGCATGTATTTAGCAGACATACGCCAGCCACCCTAATGATTGCGAATGGCTGTGACATAAGAATAGTTAAGGAATTGCTTAGGCATCGGGACATCCGGACAACGCTTAGATATGCCCATGTTGCGGATAAGACGCTTCGGGAGCGCTATAACCAATGTTTGAAGCTATGATGAAAAACCCTATATGCAATAAGAGTCTTCTTTTTTGTGCCGTTTGGTTCACCAAATCTAACGGCAAGGGATGGGCGGTTTATCTGCCCATTCTTCTATTATTCGGGAATTTTATGCATGCATTTCATCGTTTTGATGTATTCATTCAATCGAAATATTATTATACGAGTTTAATTATTAATTTTATCGCACCAAAAAGTTAATTAAGTATCAGGCACATATGACTAATTGGTGAACCAAATGGTTGAAAAAACGCTTTTAGCTAGCGGCAGCCCCATAACCCAACGAATCGATGCTGTGAAAGCACTTTTGGCATGGAAAAAGGTATCATGCGATCCATTGCCCGAATTTGTGGAAATGGGAGATGGAGATAGCCGCTTGGTGCTGGTTTTAAGCAACAAAAAGGATGCATACTACACGGTGACTGCAAAGGGATGTTCTTGCCCAGCAGCGACATATCATCACGGGCCTTGCAAGCATCAGAAAAAATACTTCCCGCAAGAAGCGAACCTTCGCGATGGCTTGCCTGGGTGGCCTGGCGGAGCGCATGGGCCTGTGGAGGTGATTTAAGATGAACATTTTTTGTGAAGAATTATATGCAAAATATTATGCAGCACTTGATGATATCAGGTATCTTCAAGGGCGAATAGTGGAGTTGGAGGAAATCCTTAAGGAGATCCAGGAGGAGGACTGAGTGAGCGAGCCTGGCACTTTTCGAGAAAGCCCTTCAGCCCTTACAGGATCGCATTTCTGACCTAGAGGCAACAATAGTCAAATTGCAGGAAGAAAATGCTGCTATGGCTGCTATGCAAGCCCATCTTGTCGAGAACCAGGAGATTCAGGCCCGGCTAATCAAGCAACTTCAAACGAAGAGAGAGCCACAGCCCATGCAAAAGGATAGAGGAGAGATCTTGAGGGCCTTACTTGTAGCGAATGGCGGTAAGATGCTTGAGAAGGAAGCACGTCAGAAGATGCACCTGTCGAAGAGTCAATTCAGCCAACTATTGGCAGCTATGCAAGACCACATTGAAGTGAATCCATATCACATGGATAAGCGTAAAAAGATAATAATGTTAAAATAGAAATTGGAGAATTAGTTTAGATAAACCATTAACTGATTTCTGGGACTAAATTTAGTTTGCTTCAATAATGCAAAAAACAGTGAGATTTCGCTGTTTTATGTGTATTATTAGTATTAGAAATAGAAAAAAATTATATATATTTTAGTAATTTAGTTATATGAAGCTTATTCACAGTCTTTAGTTAATGGTTTATCTTAACCAAAATGGTGTTGCGCGAACCTACGCAGCGCCCCTTCATAAATGAAGGCGCTGCTTCGGTTCTTGCGCTTCCCCCCTTGTTTTGTTTGCGAAAAAAATGATATCAAGCGAAGAAAGGGGCTTTATGAGCCCTAAAATCGCGGTTCTTTTTTTCAGACAATAATTATACGTCCGATGAGAGATCGTGGGTTTTAGGCGCTGAAAACCGCGTTTTTCGCGAGGGAGTATATAAACGAAATCATGGTTTTTTAGGTGCCCCCAAAAACACCGGAAAGCCAGGAGACAAGATTTTCCTTGTTTTCTAACTTTTCGATGAGGTGTAGGTACCATACTACCCTATAAGAAGGATTTTGAGCAAAATCAATATGGGCAAACCATGTAATGTAGTAATATAGTATGGGGCTTCTATTACTACAAGTTTGTGGACTTATTACTTTTACACTATAACTACTATATTACTATATATTCACTATGTACTTACTATATTTACTATATTACTTACTATATTATGTTATATAAGGATATATAATATATAAGTATTAGGTATATAAATATGGCGTTGGTCGTAAAATTCGCTTTTGTATATATTATTTTGATTAATATTTTGGTGACGACTTCCATAAAAGTTGGTATTATATATGGCAGAAGATAAAATTTTTTCACAAGCTGATCTTGATCGTATTATCGGAGAACGGCTTGCACGCGATAGAAAAGAACGTGCGGAAGAGTCTAGTGTAATTGATGGGCTGAAAAAAGAGCTTGCTGATGAGAAAGAAAAAAATGCTGCGCATGGTCTGGAGAAGATTAAGACTAGGCTGGCGCGGGAGGCAAAGCTTCCGGATGGTCTTTTGGGATTTGTGCAAGGCGCCGATGAAGATAGTATGCGTGAGTCGATTGATGCTTTGATAACGGGAATTGGGCCCGGACCAAACGTAGGTGGATCAACTAATCCTGCTGGTGGCAACACCTCACCAAAAGTTTACACGAAAGCCGAATTGGAGCAAATGGAACCGGCTGAAATAAACAGGGATTGGACTAACATACAGAAGCAGTTGGCTTCTGGTCTAGTAAAATAATATTAAGGAATTATTATGACTATTGAAGGATTTATTGGCACTGTTTGGAGTGCCAGACTATTAGAGAACCTACAAAAGAGTTTGGTTTTTGGACAGCCCGGTGTTATCAATCGGGATTATGAAGGCGAAATAAGCGGCAAAGGATCTACTGTCAAAATAACTTCTATCGGTGACATCACTGTTGGAAATTATACTAAAGACAGCGACATATCTGATCCGGAAGCCCTTAATGATGCACAGGCGACATTAACCGCTACTGAAGCTAAATACTTTAACTTCTCCGTGGATGATGTTAGCAGGGCCCAGATGTCTAATAACATCATGGATGCTGCTATGAGGCAGGCTGCCTATAATCTGTCAGATGTCGCTGATCAGTTTATTGCAGGATCTTCTTATGTTGATGTTGCAACTGCTAACAAGATCGGATCTGATACTGCTGGCAAGGTTCCTAATACAACGCCTGGGACAACTGCGTATGATTACCTGCTGCAGATGGGCACTAAGCTATCTGAGGCTAATGTTCAGAAACAAGGCCGCTGGGTTGTTGTACCGCCCTGGTTTGTAGAAAAGCTGGCTGCTGATGCAAGATTCACTGATGCAAGCGCAAGCGGTTCTACAGATGCACTGCTTAATGGTAGTGTTAAGAGGGCTGCTGGATTTGATATTCTGGAGTCTAATAATGTGCCTACTGTTGCTGG
Proteins encoded in this window:
- a CDS encoding cation-translocating P-type ATPase; this encodes MTTDEVLSKLDSDQKGISSMQAKERLSQHGPNQLESTTKPSPLKIFIGKFKDYMVLVLIFAAIISFIAGETTNAYVILGIVVLVAIIGFVQEYKAEKAMEALREMVAPEADVIRDGQMSTIPAADLVPGDVVFLEAGDKVPADGRILEVTSLQVIESSLTGESMPVEKLAQTLPEDIALADRKNMVFMGTIISQGNCRAIVTATGLGTELGRISGLMKQEQAEPPLKIKLQQLAKRQALLVMVISAIVFILMFSRGLPVIDALIASIALAVAGIPEALPFIVTLALAFGTQAMAKKNAIIRRLPEVETLGSTTVICTDKTGTLTTGEMTLREIRTYRKIEVTGAGYDPSGQFISQGAKLEPTEEDLARILKIGVHANNSAIERANGGWRVVGDPTEGALIVAAKKAGILDKIKDSSSRFIEYPFDSERMRMTTVDEVHKEGYIVSMKGAPEVVLSHCTKTTTPNGTKTLTEEDRRSILADADDMAENALRVLALAWKPISNNDPVEVDCIESGLIFAGLTGMMDPPRKEVPEAIRVSKMAGIRTVMITGDHRLTARAIGKELGIGNGEVIEGVQLDRMSSEDLREHIDDVSVFARVTAEHKVRIVEALKARGHIVAMTGDGVNDAPALTAADIGVAMGRTGTEVTKEASDMVIADDNFATIVSAIEEGRRIFDNIRKGTSYLLSVSFAELATIFFAVALGFPLPLLAAQILWINVVAEEFPAIGLALEPSHSDIMKRKPRDPKESMPSRPLMIYTLGIAAAIVAGTLGMYIITLQSNPDLSYARTVAFVGLGFFTVYNAYSSRSLQESVFRMNPLGNKTLLMGIAASILAILAVVYIPFMQFIFETRPLSSESWILILTTGLVVVLAAEVMKKILSGLR
- the pheS gene encoding phenylalanine--tRNA ligase subunit alpha, producing MLSDLSNNEFLVLKAISEGLSDPQSIAEKRQMKIEAARAAADLLAEQGLIQVDKSVNETFSLTDEGAAYVREGLPERRLLLSLGGGMHMSEVKDPALKIGLGWLRKKGWAAIEGGMIKPLKDADKGEDELILEALSDGVSSNPKWDEKALAALKSRGLVTSSKSKEWRYIITEAGSLAITKLEPKRSGTKNAVLDMPALTAEMIKSGEWQDDVDGLYLGYRGSVYRPRPYDVSLPADRIFPGKRHPYQRLIDNMREIMLEMGFVEIKGPIVQTSFWNFDALFQPQDHPAREMQDTFYLNSQGDIPDYARIKEMHECGGSVGSTGWGGCWSPEVARQEVLRTHTTGVTIKYLAEHPRPPVKAFGIDRVYRREAIDSTHTPEFEQLEGIVMDESVSFCHLLGILKEFYGKMGFEEVRFRPGYFPYTEPSVEPEVYIDGLGWVELGGAGVFRKEVTAPFGIDHPVLAWGLGVSRVAMLRLGLKDLRLLYQSDIEWLRQTPVSIKL
- the pheT gene encoding phenylalanine--tRNA ligase subunit beta; its protein translation is MPVVRLYYQDMERLIGASRETIMSRLAMMGADIGKRAEEEYVDVEFFPDRPDLYSSEGVARAMQGFLGIKTDLVSYSVSPGPVVVQVEESIKSVRPLIGCAVVRGLEFTDEAIESLMGLQEDLHWGLGRNRRKVAIGVHDISRVRPPFRYFGESPQRRFVPLDYSEEMTMEEILHNHPKGKDYGHILKDCPVYPLIVDADDRVLSFPPIINGELTSVTEETEDLFIDVTGTDPVVHKALNIVVTSLAERGGKIESVLVKRSEGDFLSPDLSPASWKVRTEEANRLIGFDLTGAELAECLKRMRFGAVTAGEEMDDIVVVQVPAYRADIMHSWDIFEDAAKAYGYDNLEARLPQTVTVGRAHSSEVRKGEIREIMAGLGYLETMPFTLTNELVHFQWMRRSAAPEAAGAVRVLHPISELHTILRTSLLSSLLEIFALNQHHPLPQRIFAAGDVVKDKKTRMNLAAASIHSGANYSEIRSVVDAVLREMDLEADIVPTKDRAFMPGRGADLFAEGKRIGCFGELHPLLLRSFGLEQPAVGLEIEWGELEQ
- a CDS encoding CBS domain-containing protein yields the protein MKVRELMSYPIVTVPPEAMVLDAIKVMAAQKKGSVLVAKERLLKECLGIVTTSQIFLEVFARGLDPARVKVSDIMTPAPLITIDLDDSTQKAAELMIEHKIRRLPVMKDGALVGIVTSKDLLACVR
- a CDS encoding tyrosine-type recombinase/integrase → MKLDIDWTIKSPEKFDLDKFRRYLRDHGHRPSTIDSYLMCISKYIQANKSVPDFLDGLHNRKLAGSTIDNYITSIKKYHEMLGQEISIPYLKRSEGIPHYFNEDDVRRIFCVIHNIKHLAMLNVLFYGCLRASELTAIDDEDIDLGLMTLRIRDGKGGRSGTVPLSNECIAVLKEYLQVRPAIDIDGRKPLFYTDRGRRWDRKDLYRMFIIYKHKSNVQKAGGLHVFSRHTPATLMIANGCDIRIVKELLRHRDIRTTLRYAHVADKTLRERYNQCLKL
- a CDS encoding capsid assembly scaffolding protein Gp46 family protein translates to MAEDKIFSQADLDRIIGERLARDRKERAEESSVIDGLKKELADEKEKNAAHGLEKIKTRLAREAKLPDGLLGFVQGADEDSMRESIDALITGIGPGPNVGGSTNPAGGNTSPKVYTKAELEQMEPAEINRDWTNIQKQLASGLVK
- a CDS encoding P22 phage major capsid protein family protein, giving the protein MTIEGFIGTVWSARLLENLQKSLVFGQPGVINRDYEGEISGKGSTVKITSIGDITVGNYTKDSDISDPEALNDAQATLTATEAKYFNFSVDDVSRAQMSNNIMDAAMRQAAYNLSDVADQFIAGSSYVDVATANKIGSDTAGKVPNTTPGTTAYDYLLQMGTKLSEANVQKQGRWVVVPPWFVEKLAADARFTDASASGSTDALLNGSVKRAAGFDILESNNVPTVAGSGGDAGKTNYKIIAGVPSAITFADSVNKVEAYRPDKRFADAVKGLHVYGMKVVRPSALALLTARATT